AGTGCAAATTGTCCTGGAGTCTTGGGAGGGACCTGAGGACTACAGACCCCATTCTGACGTCTGCCTGTCCCAAGGTCAAAAATGAGGGCTTCGGAGACAGAGAGTTCCTGTGATCCTGTCAATCAGGGCTGATTGTCAGCCGTAGCCAGGTGAGGTTCTCTGCAGCCTGTTGTTTGGAGCTGATAAGGCCCCTTGAGCATCTTTTGGGGCAGAAATTGGGAGACTTTAGGGGGACAGTATCAGGTAGGAGATACCAGGAGACCCATGAGTCAGACCAGGTACTGACATTTGTCTCTGTGGAGCTACAGAGAGCTGCTTGTTCCAAGCAAACACACTGATTCCTGTGATGATGAAGGTGGTAGCGATGATGATGTTGACGATAACTGCAGTTCGGTGCTTATCATGGTCTGAAGGGACTGGCAAGTCCTCATGGACTGCAAGGATTGGcaagtcctctggcttctgtctgTCAGTGACTAGATGTGGAGCAGAGAAGTGACTGAGAATTGCTTTGCATAATGAATCCCCTCTGGCATGACTCTACCCTTGTGCCTCTCCCACCCCTCAATGCTGCTGCCACGGACTCCTGTAGAGGTGGGAGAGGGCTGTGCAGGAAGTTGGGGAGCTATGGGTGGGGCTCCAGGAATGGTAGCTATGTGGCCTGAGAGGGAACACTGTGAAGGGAATTGGAGATCATGAACAGCTTCCAGCCCTTAGCTTCTTCCTGGTCTTGGGGTTCTACCAGAGACAAACGATCAGGTTTGGGGATGGCAGCTGTGATATACCCCCAAATTAGATCGGAAGGAATTCTGATGTTACCTCATCTCCTACTGGCTCATGTGGCTGCGTTGGATTGAACTGGTGTGAGAGACCAGAGGTAGTGGAacccagagggaagggaagggtggtgGGGAGGGCAGTAGGTTTAGACACGTAGGGTCCTTGGTTGTGTGTGGAAGCAGATGGAACCCAGAACTCAGTTGTGAGGGgttcctctctgctccttcttcccGTGCTCACCCACTCACTTCCTAGCACACAACTCACCATTAACAGTCAGGTTGAAGTTTTTGAACTCTGCCTGGAATCCACGCAGCTTCCAACAGTACTCCCCTGAGTGTTTGCCCTGAGCATCCATGATCACCAGCTGGGCCTGGCCTCCTTGAATATAAAGCTGCCATGAATCCTTAGAGTAGTTTCCTGAAGGCATTTGATTGAAGATGATGATAGTCTTTCCACTGGTAGTCAACTTAATGGTGACGTCTCTGAGGTTGTTGGAGATGTTACAGGCCATCACCACACGGCTGCCTCTGTCTACAGACACCTCACGTGCAGTGCAATGAGGGTTGTCCCAGACTGTGTAGAGAGCACACTCTTTAGGCTGCACGGTCTTTGACACCCCTGCTAATGCCCCGGCACTGAGCCCAGACACTGTTACCTCTCCATCATCAGCTACACTCAGAGTTGACTCAACTCAACCTCCTTCAACAGCTTCCACCATATTGGGTCTGTGAAGTCAAGATCACCACCTGGGCCCGGACTTGGTCTGACCTGCCTACCGTGAGGCGAGTAAAACCCAGACTTACCGTCATTATAGGCATTCAGGGAGGCCGCCAGTAGAAGGAGGGCCCAGAGCATTCTGGGAAACAGGCCAGAGGTTGTTACAGAGTAGGCTAGCATGGCTCATTCCTAGGATGGGTCTCAGGAGACAGTTGTTTTGGTcagtgtcttttgttgttgttattgttgttgttgttgttggacaCTATATAGAGGAAGGTAAAAGAAGGGGGTCAGAAGTTCCCAAAGCAGCTGCAGAGACTCACGAAAATAGCACCAGACTGAGAGGACCTTTGCAGCCCAGTGTCGTCCTGCCTACCCATTCCCAGATGCCTGAACCTATGCAGAGCCCTCAGCCACTAGTGAAGCCCCTCCACCTGTCCTCACTTTTGGTAAGGAGTGTGGGGCTGGCTGAGGTAAAACAACGAGCCGACGCAGCCAGGAGACAGGCACACTGACTGGCTAGCtgtattcttctttctctgagCCAAGCACACCAGGCAAACCGCCCGAGTTGTGCTTCGAACTGAAACAGGGTCATGTTACAGGTTTTATCACATTGGCTTGTGACCTGTGAACCGTCTCTCTACTGTACAGCAAGCGGCCTCTGTTCCGTGCACATCgcccgcctctctctctctggtggcTCTCCCTGCGGTTCTCACACCCACCCCGCCTGTCCTGTTTGGCCACCCTCACACTGAGCACTGCAGCCTATAGGATGTGGCCTGTGTAGTCCCACAGTGGCTGCCTTGTATCAGAGAGGCCAAGAATCTGGGAGTTGCTCAGTCCCATAGGCTCAACAGTCCCAGTCTGGTGCCGAAGGATTGCTGCTTGTCTTCAGTCTATGttgaaatcctgaagaagtaggtttcTAATGTTGGTGAGGGACGGCAGCAGCAGGCTAGATGACCTTTCCAGTGAGTGTGAGGGCGAGCAGGCAAAACCCAaagctcccttcttccctttcccgtTATCTGGCCACCAGAAGGTGCCCCTCACAGTTAGGGTGATTCTTCTTGCTTCGGATAATCTGAGGGTGAAAAAACCCCACACAGAAGTGCCCAGTAGCTGTGTTTTAGTTGACTTCAGgtgtggtcaagttgacaaccaagattagcctcCATGGTAATTCATGCCAGCAGAGGTGAGACGCTATCAAACCCACCCCTACCTTCCAGCCAAGCAGCCTGCCCGGTGCCTTCTTGCTTAAACCCAAGCTCTGTCTACTTGCTGAATTGCCTATTACTTTtatactatacattttttttttttggtttttttcaagacagggtttctctgtctagccctggctgtcctggaactcactttgtagaccagactggcctcgaactcagaaatctacctgcctctgcctcccaagtgctgggattaaaggcgtgcgccactatgcccggcttaCTATGCACTTTTAAAGAACAAGTTGTTATGTTTCTTCTGTTTACCATATGACAGGCTGTGTGCTGTTTTTTTAGCAGgtagacattttcttctatgccCCAGAGTCAACCCAGCGGACTCTGTCTTATGGAAGAGGCAACTCCAGGTCCCTGGACATACAAGCTACGTCTCGTACCATCCTCCACAGGCTCGATGTGTAGTTCCCAGCAGAGGATCTACACCCTCCTACATATCCTTCTTACTAGTGCAGCCTCTGTGGTACATGTAGACCCTGCTCAAGGGGTCCTGGGATGTTGACTGGCAATAAAAGAGAAGGCTCTGCAAAACACTGACACTTTCTGTTAGGGACCTCGTCTGccagagagctcccagagacagcaTAGCCCAATCTCACCTATAGTTTACTGCCTCTTCTATACATATGTAATAACCTGTTTTCCAGCTCCTTCCACCTTCCACCACCCTAAATACAAACGCATGCATGCCCGtgttatgtgcacatacatgtgtgcatatacatgtacctAAATATTATGTTGGAGTAGGATAAAACAGAAGAAGTGAACAACCATGACGATGTCATCAGCTCTGTGTTTCCCACGGGCCTGATGCATGCtatgcacacagtaggcactcagaCAAGTGTGTCTGGACCCACTGAGATGTAGGAAGGGCCCTGTCCACCTCTCTGAAGCCTCACAGACTTGAACATGGAGCACAGCTTTGCTCTTTGGGACATTAGCCAGTAGCTCCTCAGGAAGGTGTGGTCATTGCCCCGTGGGAGCCTAGTCCATACTCCCATGCTGGAGCTAGGCCAGTCAAAGGTCAGTCTTGATCCTCATCTGGACTCAGGTGACATGGAAAGTTAGCAGCCTCAGCTAAAAGAGTGTTTACATAATGCCTACTGCTCCACTGTTGAAGTTAAGACCGGGACACCCATGGAAAGTGAAAGACAGTCTGGGCTGGGCCTCGAAGTGGGAGCGAGGTCCAGCAGTCCTGGGAGGCTGGCATTCTTCAGCCTTGGGACTCAGCACTCTGGGGGAGGCAGGAAGCTCTCAGCTGCCATCGAGTGTGACAGGACTTCCATTCCCTCAAAGAGTCTCCCTGTTGGCTCTTAGGAAGCCTCTGAAAGATTCCACCATACTTTATACCCCACAACCTAATTACCCCACGGCTGTTTCACCTCACTATTTGAACCTGTCTTCCCATTGTTTCCTCACTTCAGGAAACACATCTGTGCGGTCCCCTCCAGATGCCACAAGACATTCACATTCAAATCCTCCTGAAAAGCTGGAACTGACACTCTCATGGTGGCCTCCACAGGAAGCTGGAATCGGTTATCAAGAGTGCTGCCCATGTCCCAGGATTCTCTATCGCCCAAAGCCAAGACCGTCCTCTGCCGACTTCCGCTCATCTACGGCTCCTTCTCATGCGCTCCATGAGGTCATCCCAGTGGGAGCCCCAGATGGTTTGATGCTCATCTCTCTTACTCTCAGGTACCTCTGCTTGGAGTGGTGCTACGGCTTTGTTATGGTCACTGTGGTTCTCTGGTCAGGCACCATAGTCAGGTGACTAAGTGAAAACCACAGTAGAGTGAAACCCCACAGTAGATCAAGATCCCTTCCCAGAAGGACTGAAGGTATGGGGCCCAGCTTCTTGCCTCATTAAAGCTGGGCAGGTTGCCCTGACTTTAAGGTGGCCTTTGGTTTGCCCTGTGGTCACATGTACCGGCTAGACTGAGACTGGCTATCAGAGAAAATGGCAAGCATTGAGCTGTCCCTTGGGACACTTCCCAGTTCTCAAAGCTGTTTCTGAAATTGGATGGCtatcccctctttctctccagtaGCCTAACTTTGCCTCTCTTAGCAACCCAGTTAGAAACAGATTTGGGAGCAGCCCAGTCAAGGGGGTAGAAGAAACATCAATCCAGCAGTCTTTCCCTCTCTGAGCCCTGGGCCCCTTCATACAGAGGAGTTTTGTCTTCACCAGAACCCCAGGCAACATTATAGTCTATGCCTTTCTTCTTTGGGAGTTTTAGACCTTTTGTCTGAGAATCACAAGTAGATACTCTCTTTCCACCAGGTCAGATGGATCCTCTGGGCTCTAAGAGACCTGTGTTTGAGTTCACCCTCCAGTGTGCATATTCTGCTGTTTGTCCCTGAGAGTGGCACCCTGGGTCATGGCAGACAGATGTCAGTGACCGGCTCTCTGGATTCTGAGAGCCAGCACACAGCAGACCCAGCCAATCGCCTCAAGTCTAGCCTGTGGCTATGTCCACCTCCAGCACCATGTACTTCCCTTtctgagaaaaacaggaaaacaatggggacttgggaaagaaaaggagaatcaAGAATTCCAGCACAGTTAacgtttgtttgcttttttgaaaGATTATCTATACAGAGACgatattcatttacataaaatatttccaattaaaaaataagttaaaataattgGCTGTGGCGGTGGCACACAGTTTTAATCCCAATAGGTGGGGCACAGAAgctggtagatctctgtgagttcaaagccagtttggtTTACATAACAAGGtctaagccagccaaggctacacagggagacaacaaacaaacaaacaaacaaacacaaacaaacctcccccccccccgaaaccaaaaaacaaaccaaaccaaaaacttaaaacttaaaacctTGCAATGAAGATgctcaaggcctgagccaagtaTGTCTTAGGTGTAACTGCCTGACACTTTCTAGGACTCAAACACACAAGACCATTGCCTCCGTTTACAATAGTGGTACCCTACCTTCTTGAACCTGTGAT
This sequence is a window from Mus pahari chromosome 14, PAHARI_EIJ_v1.1, whole genome shotgun sequence. Protein-coding genes within it:
- the LOC110332772 gene encoding secreted and transmembrane protein 1b-like, which encodes MLAYSVTTSGLFPRMLWALLLLAASLNAYNDVWDNPHCTAREVSVDRGSRVVMACNISNNLRDVTIKLTTSGKTIIIFNQMPSGNYSKDSWQLYIQGGQAQLVIMDAQGKHSGEYCWKLRGFQAEFKNFNLTVNVTDRQKPEDLPILAVHEDLPVPSDHDKHRTAVIVNIIIATTFIITGISVFAWNKQLSVAPQRQMSVPGLTHGSPGISYLILSP